In the Staphylococcus condimenti genome, one interval contains:
- a CDS encoding ABC transporter ATP-binding protein has product MIRFENVTFKYNTADKAALTDFNIHINPGTVVCLTGLSGCGKSTVLRLINGLIPHFFPGNISGNIYIDKQNSNRYTFEDSARKIGSVFQNPRTQFFCTNVVNELAFELENNQVNPEVIQSRIDAVVERYQLKHLIYRDVFHLSGGEQQIIACACMEIAGHEIIIMDEPSSNLDFKAIEKLSAMIENWKQQGKTIVIAEHRLHYLIDIADKFVLMREGQVFKEWDNQSFKQLNQEKIREYGLRAPHLSKIQIPYKKQVAKDVIYLYEWHYRYQKKTDLALNINTFAMNKGAITAIIGNNGAGKSTFAKCMIGALKLNSEAVFFHRSAKKSQKQWKHCFYQVFQNVQAQLFGETVEEELRFSNSVMNEEDLIKTLKSIDLEKHRNKHPLALSNGEMQRLAIASAIESRRPILIFDEPSSGLDGKRMLAFAEELKKIKKQGYTILVISHDYELIMNCADDIVEFDQGRIKHHYTLDRERVFLLRKFFNINTN; this is encoded by the coding sequence ATGATTAGGTTTGAAAATGTGACTTTTAAATATAATACTGCCGATAAAGCGGCATTAACTGATTTCAATATACATATTAATCCAGGAACAGTAGTTTGTTTAACTGGTCTATCCGGTTGCGGCAAATCGACAGTTTTAAGGTTGATCAATGGATTGATACCCCACTTTTTCCCGGGAAATATTTCAGGGAACATTTATATAGATAAGCAAAATAGCAATCGATATACATTCGAAGATTCAGCTCGAAAGATAGGCAGTGTTTTTCAAAACCCGAGAACGCAATTCTTCTGTACGAATGTTGTAAATGAATTAGCTTTTGAATTAGAAAATAATCAAGTAAACCCTGAAGTAATTCAATCTCGTATTGACGCTGTAGTGGAACGTTATCAATTAAAGCATTTAATTTACCGAGATGTTTTTCATTTATCAGGTGGTGAGCAACAAATCATTGCTTGTGCGTGTATGGAAATTGCAGGACACGAAATCATTATCATGGATGAGCCTTCTTCAAACTTAGATTTTAAAGCAATAGAAAAGTTATCTGCAATGATTGAAAATTGGAAGCAGCAAGGGAAGACAATCGTTATCGCAGAACATCGGCTGCATTATCTCATAGACATTGCTGACAAATTTGTGTTGATGCGAGAAGGACAAGTATTTAAAGAATGGGATAACCAGAGTTTTAAACAGCTCAACCAAGAAAAAATAAGAGAATACGGGTTGAGAGCACCGCATTTATCGAAGATTCAAATTCCATATAAAAAGCAGGTCGCTAAAGACGTTATTTATTTATATGAATGGCACTATCGCTATCAAAAAAAGACTGATCTGGCCTTAAATATTAATACATTTGCAATGAATAAAGGCGCGATTACTGCAATTATTGGTAATAACGGAGCAGGAAAATCAACGTTTGCGAAGTGCATGATAGGTGCATTGAAACTCAATTCAGAAGCGGTGTTCTTTCATAGAAGCGCAAAAAAGAGTCAAAAACAATGGAAACATTGCTTTTATCAAGTATTCCAAAATGTTCAAGCACAATTGTTTGGTGAAACAGTGGAAGAAGAGCTTCGTTTTAGCAATTCAGTCATGAATGAAGAAGATTTGATAAAAACATTAAAATCAATAGATCTTGAGAAGCATCGAAATAAGCATCCATTAGCATTATCAAATGGCGAGATGCAGCGTTTAGCTATTGCCAGTGCAATAGAAAGCCGAAGGCCTATTCTGATTTTTGATGAACCGTCTAGCGGTTTAGATGGAAAAAGAATGTTGGCATTTGCAGAAGAACTAAAAAAGATTAAAAAACAAGGATATACCATCTTAGTAATTTCTCATGATTATGAGTTAATCATGAATTGTGCTGATGACATTGTAGAATTTGATCAAGGAAGAATAAAGCATCACTATACTTTGGATCGAGAAAGGGTCTTTCTGCTTCGAAAGTTTTTTAATATCAACACAAACTAA
- a CDS encoding energy-coupling factor transporter transmembrane component T — protein sequence MKSKKIDPRVKLLSLFLISFIAMTGTTVGNQIYPRLLIIIIPAFCLVYLGFNKLGSLCLILLFAGWYGESFPFGNQYSATNSLIFITANLITRFLPPALMGYILIKTTSVEEFIRALEKLRVPNTLTIPIAVMFRFLPVVFQESRNIKYAMRMRGVTLGQSLVHPIRYTEMRIVPLINSMVKISTELTAASLTRGLSAKTARTSIIQLKLTNEDKIFAILILVLAIIYYGI from the coding sequence ATGAAAAGTAAAAAAATCGATCCAAGGGTAAAATTATTGAGTTTATTTTTGATTTCTTTTATTGCTATGACAGGTACAACAGTTGGAAATCAAATTTATCCGCGATTACTTATTATTATCATACCGGCTTTTTGTTTGGTTTATTTAGGATTTAATAAATTGGGCAGTTTATGTTTGATACTTCTGTTTGCGGGCTGGTATGGAGAGTCTTTTCCTTTTGGAAACCAGTATTCTGCAACTAACAGTCTTATTTTTATTACTGCTAATTTGATAACACGTTTTCTTCCTCCAGCACTTATGGGTTATATCTTAATAAAAACAACATCAGTGGAAGAATTTATCAGAGCACTTGAAAAATTGAGAGTTCCTAATACATTAACGATACCAATTGCAGTCATGTTTCGCTTTTTGCCAGTCGTTTTTCAAGAATCAAGAAATATCAAATATGCGATGCGTATGCGAGGGGTAACGCTAGGACAATCTTTGGTGCATCCTATCCGCTATACTGAAATGCGCATTGTGCCGCTTATCAACAGTATGGTAAAAATTTCAACTGAACTCACTGCTGCTTCTTTAACAAGAGGACTGTCAGCAAAGACTGCGCGTACTTCTATTATTCAACTCAAATTAACAAATGAGGATAAGATCTTCGCTATCTTAATTTTAGTGTTGGCTATCATCTATTACGGTATATAA
- a CDS encoding MptD family putative ECF transporter S component translates to MQQDKLEIKDLINIGLFTAIFFVLITPVGIAGIVPIIMFFLPALIALIGSVPIMLLVAKTQKFGALSLCGIIVSLVLFIMGHPGFALITGIPLPILADLIMKIGKYQHWLSLSLGYIVFSFWSLGSLLPFYFTRQSYFSYLQEKRGSDYIYVLEKLFTLQTLPIIVISCAIGALLGILIAKLLFKKHFVRAGIV, encoded by the coding sequence ATGCAGCAAGATAAGTTAGAAATTAAAGATTTAATCAACATTGGACTTTTCACAGCCATCTTTTTTGTGCTTATCACACCTGTTGGTATCGCGGGAATTGTGCCGATAATTATGTTTTTCTTACCTGCATTGATTGCATTGATAGGCAGTGTTCCTATTATGCTGCTTGTCGCAAAAACACAAAAGTTCGGTGCTTTAAGTCTCTGCGGAATTATTGTGAGTTTAGTTCTTTTTATAATGGGGCATCCAGGATTTGCCTTGATTACAGGGATACCGTTACCAATCTTAGCTGATTTAATTATGAAAATTGGTAAATACCAGCATTGGCTTTCTCTAAGTTTAGGTTATATTGTATTCTCTTTTTGGTCACTCGGCAGTCTGCTTCCATTTTATTTTACGCGACAATCTTACTTTTCATATTTACAAGAGAAAAGAGGCAGTGATTATATATATGTTTTAGAAAAGTTATTTACACTGCAAACATTGCCAATCATTGTGATTTCATGTGCAATTGGTGCTTTGCTCGGTATTCTTATAGCTAAATTATTATTTAAAAAGCATTTTGTACGTGCAGGTATTGTTTAA
- the rpsR gene encoding 30S ribosomal protein S18, producing the protein MAGGPRRGGRRRKKVCYFTANGITHIDYKDTDLLKRFISERGKILPRRVTGTSAKYQRMLTTAIKRARHMALLPYVKEEN; encoded by the coding sequence ATGGCAGGTGGACCAAGAAGAGGCGGACGTCGTCGTAAAAAAGTTTGTTATTTCACAGCAAACGGTATTACACACATCGACTATAAAGATACAGATTTATTAAAACGTTTTATCTCAGAACGCGGTAAAATTTTACCACGTCGTGTAACTGGCACTTCAGCTAAATATCAACGTATGTTGACTACAGCTATCAAACGTGCTCGTCATATGGCTTTATTACCATATGTTAAAGAAGAAAACTAA
- the ssb gene encoding single-stranded DNA-binding protein gives MLNRVVLVGRLTRDPEYRTTPSGVSVATFTLAVNRTFTNAQGEREADFINCVVFRKQAENVNNYLFKGSLAGVDGRLQSRSYENQEGRRIFVTEVVCDSVQFLEPKSQNQRHGGQQSGGGNQFQDYGQSYGGQQQGQNTSSYQNQNSSKSGQFDNPFANANGPIDISDDDLPF, from the coding sequence ATGCTTAACAGAGTTGTATTGGTAGGACGTTTAACTCGAGATCCTGAATACAGAACGACACCCTCAGGCGTAAGTGTAGCGACTTTTACCCTAGCGGTTAATCGTACGTTTACGAATGCGCAAGGGGAACGTGAAGCAGACTTCATTAACTGTGTTGTTTTTAGAAAACAAGCAGAAAATGTAAACAATTATTTGTTTAAAGGCAGTCTAGCTGGCGTTGACGGTCGCTTGCAATCACGCAGTTACGAAAACCAAGAAGGACGTCGTATTTTTGTGACAGAAGTTGTGTGTGACAGCGTTCAATTCCTTGAACCTAAATCACAAAACCAACGTCATGGCGGCCAACAATCTGGAGGAGGCAATCAATTCCAAGATTACGGTCAAAGTTACGGTGGACAACAACAAGGTCAAAATACGTCATCTTATCAAAACCAAAATTCATCAAAATCTGGACAATTTGATAATCCATTTGCAAATGCAAACGGACCGATTGATATCAGTGATGATGATTTACCATTCTAA
- the rpsF gene encoding 30S ribosomal protein S6, with amino-acid sequence MRTYEIMYVVRPNIEDEARKALVERFNGILTNDGAEIIEEKDWGKRRLAYEIEDFKEGYYNIVRINTENSEATDEFQRLAKINDDIIRYIVIREDEDK; translated from the coding sequence ATGAGAACATATGAAATTATGTACGTTGTTCGTCCGAACATTGAAGACGAAGCGAGAAAAGCATTAGTTGAACGTTTCAACGGTATTTTAACAAACGACGGTGCTGAAATCATCGAAGAGAAAGATTGGGGCAAACGTCGCCTTGCTTACGAAATTGAAGATTTCAAAGAAGGTTACTACAACATTGTACGTATCAACACTGAAAACAGTGAAGCTACAGACGAATTCCAACGTTTAGCTAAAATCAATGACGATATCATTCGTTACATTGTAATCCGCGAAGACGAAGACAAGTAA
- a CDS encoding thermonuclease family protein, giving the protein MQFLGGICFIVFFIFLIRLIYLAIKGKPKKTAAITLVASLFLGLLLTGLGGEDDESSNHEQKTAHQTKEKEQKAPEKDSDAENDKEKEFKAAPTKSPESEDKSKKEHETEKSEPKPEAKKEANGLVKEEVTYARAVDGDTVRLMYDGKEAVFRLLLIDTPETKHPTKGVQPYGKEASAYTKNMLENASKIEVEFDKGGKTDKYGRYLAYVYADGKMVNDALVRQGLAKVAYIYPPSITYLDQLKESQRLAQEEHLNIWSGETPAGTESQSSTPQATQAPQQPQSQSEGSVPSVSETNQNTSGTASESYPNCTALRQAHPEGVPQGHPAYQAKMDRDKDGYACEIN; this is encoded by the coding sequence ATGCAATTTTTGGGCGGTATATGTTTTATCGTATTTTTTATATTTTTAATTCGTCTAATTTATTTAGCAATTAAAGGAAAACCGAAAAAAACTGCTGCAATCACTTTAGTTGCCAGCCTTTTTCTAGGTTTACTTCTAACTGGTTTAGGTGGTGAAGATGATGAGTCTTCAAACCATGAGCAAAAAACAGCGCATCAAACTAAAGAGAAGGAACAAAAAGCACCTGAAAAAGATTCAGATGCTGAGAATGATAAAGAAAAAGAATTTAAGGCTGCTCCAACAAAAAGTCCTGAATCTGAAGACAAATCAAAAAAGGAACATGAAACAGAAAAATCAGAACCCAAACCTGAAGCTAAAAAAGAAGCTAATGGCTTAGTGAAGGAAGAAGTAACTTATGCGAGGGCAGTTGATGGAGATACAGTGCGTTTAATGTACGATGGGAAAGAGGCTGTTTTCCGTTTGCTATTAATTGATACTCCTGAAACAAAGCACCCTACAAAAGGTGTGCAACCCTATGGTAAAGAAGCTTCAGCTTATACGAAAAATATGTTAGAAAATGCTTCGAAAATTGAAGTTGAATTTGATAAGGGTGGAAAGACTGACAAATATGGGCGTTATTTAGCTTATGTATATGCAGATGGCAAAATGGTTAATGATGCACTTGTACGTCAGGGATTAGCAAAAGTAGCTTATATTTATCCTCCTAGTATTACATACTTGGATCAGTTAAAAGAAAGTCAACGTTTAGCTCAAGAAGAACACTTGAATATTTGGAGTGGAGAAACACCTGCAGGTACAGAATCTCAATCAAGCACACCTCAAGCAACACAAGCACCGCAACAACCACAAAGTCAGTCTGAAGGCAGTGTTCCTTCAGTTAGTGAAACAAACCAAAACACAAGTGGAACAGCAAGTGAAAGCTATCCGAATTGCACTGCTTTGAGACAAGCACACCCAGAGGGTGTTCCACAAGGACATCCTGCTTATCAAGCAAAAATGGATCGTGATAAAGATGGTTATGCTTGTGAGATTAACTAA
- a CDS encoding AbrB/MazE/SpoVT family DNA-binding domain-containing protein — protein MSENRTHIFKTGQEHAVILPEPIIKSLNLKPGDVLVQEIVDGQIILKKEKHQSFSEEWNQFFEQGGTYDDYETHQWGEASEREKW, from the coding sequence ATGTCTGAAAATCGAACACATATTTTTAAAACTGGACAAGAACATGCTGTGATTCTACCTGAACCAATAATAAAATCTTTAAACTTAAAACCCGGCGATGTATTGGTACAAGAAATTGTTGATGGCCAAATTATTCTAAAAAAAGAAAAACATCAAAGTTTTTCAGAAGAATGGAATCAATTTTTTGAACAAGGCGGCACTTATGATGATTATGAAACACACCAATGGGGCGAAGCATCGGAGCGTGAAAAATGGTAG
- a CDS encoding type II toxin-antitoxin system PemK/MazF family toxin — protein sequence MVEQYKIIDVNLDPILGREKGKYRPCVVLSRTSFNNKTSLVWVSPITSRPVKYPTDVALKTMEHHIKGTIDVGQIRTLDLSTRHYREVDSVSHEVMHKIDDIITNILKIESF from the coding sequence ATGGTAGAACAATACAAAATTATTGATGTGAATTTAGATCCGATACTTGGTCGTGAAAAAGGAAAGTATCGACCATGCGTTGTTTTAAGCCGTACAAGTTTCAACAACAAAACAAGTTTAGTATGGGTTTCTCCTATTACGAGCCGCCCTGTTAAGTATCCTACTGATGTTGCTTTGAAAACAATGGAACATCATATTAAAGGCACAATAGATGTAGGTCAAATCAGAACTTTAGATTTAAGTACACGTCATTATCGCGAAGTAGATAGTGTCTCTCATGAAGTAATGCATAAAATCGATGATATTATCACGAATATTTTAAAAATCGAATCTTTTTAA
- the argF gene encoding ornithine carbamoyltransferase, with product MQNLRNRNFLTLLDFSQKEVEFLLNLSEDLKRAKYAGIEQQTMKGKNIALIFEKDSTRTRCAFEVAAYDQGAHVTYLGSTGSQMGKKETAADTARVLGGMYDGIEYRGFSQRTVETLAKESGVPVWNGLTDEDHPTQVLADFLTAKETLKKPYHEINFTYVGDGRNNVANALMAGAAIMGMRFHLVCPQELNPTDELLNRCKELAKENGGEILVTDDIDKGVKGSDVLYTDVWVSMGEPDEVWEERIKLLKPYQVNQEMIEKTGNPRVIFEHCLPSFHNTDTKIGKEIYDKYSLKEMEVTDEVFEGKHSVVFQEAENRMHTIKAVMVATLGDIG from the coding sequence ATGCAAAACTTAAGAAACAGAAATTTCCTAACATTATTAGATTTTTCACAGAAAGAAGTCGAATTTTTACTTAATCTTTCAGAAGATTTGAAAAGAGCGAAATACGCAGGTATTGAGCAGCAGACGATGAAAGGAAAAAACATTGCATTAATTTTTGAAAAAGACTCAACTCGTACTCGTTGCGCATTTGAAGTTGCAGCTTACGACCAAGGTGCTCACGTTACTTACCTTGGATCTACAGGCAGCCAAATGGGCAAAAAAGAAACAGCAGCAGATACAGCACGCGTTTTAGGCGGCATGTATGACGGTATCGAATACCGCGGATTCTCTCAACGTACTGTTGAAACATTGGCTAAAGAATCAGGCGTTCCGGTATGGAACGGTTTAACAGACGAAGATCACCCGACTCAAGTATTGGCTGACTTCTTGACTGCTAAAGAAACATTGAAAAAACCTTATCACGAAATCAACTTCACATATGTCGGAGACGGACGCAACAACGTTGCGAACGCATTGATGGCAGGTGCTGCAATTATGGGTATGCGCTTCCACTTAGTATGTCCGCAAGAATTGAACCCGACTGATGAATTATTGAATCGTTGTAAAGAATTAGCTAAAGAAAACGGCGGCGAAATCTTGGTAACTGATGATATCGACAAAGGTGTTAAAGGATCTGACGTACTTTACACAGACGTTTGGGTATCTATGGGCGAACCTGACGAAGTTTGGGAAGAACGTATCAAATTATTGAAACCTTACCAAGTCAACCAAGAAATGATTGAAAAAACAGGCAACCCACGTGTTATCTTCGAACACTGCTTGCCATCATTCCACAACACTGACACTAAAATCGGTAAAGAAATTTATGACAAATACAGCTTGAAAGAAATGGAAGTTACAGACGAAGTCTTCGAAGGCAAACACTCTGTTGTATTCCAAGAAGCTGAAAACCGTATGCACACTATCAAAGCAGTAATGGTCGCTACTTTAGGCGATATTGGTTAA
- a CDS encoding SDR family NAD(P)-dependent oxidoreductase: MKYTLITGASSGIGYETALKFADRENNLILIARNEENLQALKEKIQSQHPKLDVVIKSVDLSEPKKVYQLYDELKDYELQTVINNAGFGDFNQISDQDFDKTEKMIRLNVEALTILTSLFVRDYENVEGTQVINLSSVAGYEIFPVSLTYTATKYYVSAYTEGLNVLLKNKDAKMRAKVLAPAPTDTKFMQRSLDKDSFEYQGNVENYNTPEEMASYLLELYDSDKTIGLVNAETLKLELKDQFYPINNLSGDYD, translated from the coding sequence ATGAAATATACATTAATTACAGGGGCTAGTTCTGGAATCGGCTATGAAACAGCTTTAAAATTTGCTGATCGAGAAAACAACCTTATACTCATTGCACGCAATGAAGAAAACTTACAAGCGTTGAAAGAGAAAATTCAATCGCAACACCCTAAATTAGATGTAGTTATTAAATCAGTAGATTTATCAGAACCTAAAAAAGTATATCAACTTTATGACGAACTCAAAGATTATGAACTTCAAACTGTTATTAATAACGCTGGTTTCGGAGATTTCAACCAAATCAGTGATCAAGATTTTGATAAAACAGAAAAAATGATTCGCTTAAATGTTGAAGCATTGACAATTCTCACTTCCTTATTTGTCAGAGATTATGAAAATGTCGAAGGTACTCAAGTTATCAATCTTTCTTCAGTTGCTGGTTACGAAATTTTCCCTGTTTCATTAACTTATACAGCAACTAAATATTATGTCTCTGCTTATACAGAAGGATTAAATGTATTGTTAAAAAACAAAGATGCCAAAATGCGGGCTAAAGTATTAGCTCCTGCGCCTACTGATACTAAATTCATGCAACGCTCTTTAGATAAAGATAGCTTTGAATATCAAGGTAATGTCGAAAATTATAATACACCTGAAGAAATGGCTTCTTATTTATTAGAACTATATGATAGCGACAAAACTATCGGTCTAGTGAATGCTGAAACATTAAAATTAGAATTAAAAGATCAATTCTATCCTATTAATAATCTATCAGGAGACTATGATTAA